The following is a genomic window from Plasmodium yoelii strain 17X genome assembly, chromosome: 12.
ataagtatttatttaaaaaaaaaattataaaaacattttataaaatatatatatattatatatatacataacaATATGTCAATAATAATGTCtatctatacatatataacaatGCAATGTCATATAATTTAACGTATATAtagatgaattaaaaaataaatataatcatgcagataaaataatatggcGAATTTGGGGCCCATATGTATAACGTTGTATAAACTACTTTCTGGATAAAGTATGTTGAAATATgggagaaaataaaaaaataataaaagatattataatatcttaatatataataataaatgaaaagaaaaagaaatataatttattttccctcaatttgtatataaatagataCTCTAACGGTTGTCTCGcgtaaacatatatataagtatgGATGTACTTTTAAATATCTGCCTATTATTTCTCTACATATGGCATTGTCAATGATAATATACCCTTTTTCAATATGCCTCACAGACAAATAAGTaaatagataaatatttctctatatatttatgtactAAGTTTGTACAAATATGCTTACAATACATCTAATGTCTTCTTTTATGAGACCATGATGAAGATCTTGAAGCAGATCGTGAACCTGATCTGGAAACAGATCTAGATCCCGATTTTGATATGGATCTATTATTTCTTCTTCTATCTTGATAAGATGAGCTTCTAGAGTagcttctttttttttcatatgcaTCTCTTCTTCTATCCATACTTCTGCTTCTACTACTAGATGTTCTGCTTCTACTTCGGCTACGACTTCTGCTTCGACTTCTGCTTCTACTATAGCTCCTGCTACTGTAGCTTCTGCTTCTTGAATAGGATCTCTTATCACTTCTTGAATAACTTCGGCTTGAATAACTTCTATTTCTATCACTATATCTACCATATCCATCATCTCGTCGCCatgatgtttttttttgacgtattgttatttttgcCTTTTCTCCTTCATGTGATCTAAATGTTGATCCGTTAAATTTTTCAATAGCTTCAAGCATATCTTCTTTATGAAAAAAGGAAACTTCACCTGTAccatttttaaaaacatcTGCGTGACCACATTCCCCTGCTTCTCTAAGATGATCTTTTAAATCTTGCCAACTACCTGAAAGGGGTAATCCAGAAACCTAAAGAGCgaacaaaattaaattaaattaaattaaatcaaaTTGATATTAGTGagtaaatatatgtatataacacttttaaattttatatgcaAAATTATACAGCACAATAATTGATTAAGATCTATAGAAATTTACAGTGAAACCAAAacaatacataatatattcttatattaatattatcataaatatggatatatttattacctCCACAACATATCGTCCTCTTCTTGATTTTGAACCCCTTCCCATCATTCCTCTACCTCTTGAGTTATATTTTCCATTGTCTCTAGCATTAAATGGGACTTCAACTCGTAATTTATTTCCACCAAAATCACATCCatctttttctttaattGCATCTGCTGCATCTCGTGCATCTTCGAATTCTATAAATGCAAATGCAGCACCCGATACTGTTTTTTTAACATCACACTTTAATATTGTACCAAATTTTCTAAATTCATTTTCTACATCTCTAGATGTGACATGTGATGGTAGATTACCAACGTATATTCTTGAAACGCTATCACGTATAaccattttaatattattaattatttgtaAAACTAATGTTCTATTTATTCGTCACAGTTTTGTTAATTCTGCAGCGTATGAtcacattaattttttaattctcttatatatatatatatatatatttttttttttttttttttttttttttaaatttaaaaatttttttaacgtATTATAACTAAGTGGTATATCTAGTATGAGCAGAAACAAGTTTGTTTGaattatatttctttaagTTGAGTATATATCATAACATTTGAGTTTTGACTAAAATTGAAAAGTTTTGATATTCTGTTTTTAAGATCAGCAAAcatatatagaaataatatatatttctactATATGATTATTTggtataaattttatgattgTTTTAACGCAAtctcattaaaaataaataccgACAACTATCAAATACATAATATGCATTTATATGTAACTATATTAGCGTGTTTAATGTTTTACTATTTATtcgaaaatatatatatacttaaatattttgtgttattctttatttattgtctctattttttttttttttttctgatgTTTTAATGAATGCCTAATTCTTAATTTCATACTAATTTTGAAacttgaatatttttttagccttatttttttttttttttttgtaactatttataaaaaaaattaattataaaaatatactcaCAATATTTCttaatcaaataaaaagtataatatcatttttttttataattatgatatttaaacaaatatgtaattaaaaaaaataaaattaagagaaaaaaattatattatataatgtaatattgtttaattgtatatacatatgccggatacaataatatatatattatatatgtataatcaCAATACgcatttataattttattttatacgtATTATagaagatatatttataatatatttgttttggGAATTACAAAGATATGTAGattgtatgtatatacaatTCCCATACAAATTTATCAATgccatattatatatttttgaaaatggtagagataaaaaatagaattaaattttattttatgtttttgtattacatataaaaattagtataatatatgctaatttttataatttctttttttacttatatatttttcatttttttttaattataatcaagttttcttattttttataccaAAAAATACGACTCtcaaaatttttttcaaaacaaaaatataccTTAATTATTaccctatatataaatgcACAGATAAATTTATCCCttacaaaattaaatacaattATAGTGTATCACACATAACAATTatgtaatacatattttgtgTCAACTCATTTTagtgtatatattatgtaatacatattttgtgTCAACTCATTTTagtgtatatattatgtaatacatattttgtgTCAACTCATTTTagtgtatatattatgtaatacatattttgtgTCAACTCATTTTagtgtatatattatgtaatacatattttgtgTCAACTCATTTTagtgtatatattatgtaatacatattttgtgTCAACTTATTTTagtgtatatattatgtaagacttatttttattattttgccatatttttttttccaaccGATACTTTGGTATTCCTTATAAcacatataatacatatacatatatatataagaaataaaaatatttaaaaggttaaaaataaagatataataagAACTATATAAACAGGTATAATCATTTGTAGTATTATTGGTTGGGTTTTTTGTATACATCCCAATTTTTAGGAggtgtatatttattaaaaatgtgaaaaaaatgcatattaACAGATAAAAATCGTTACAATCCTTTTTATCCACATATCAATATTGTTAATATTGTTaatattgttaatattattaatattctaAAATAATTTCACCAATACTCCCCAAAAGTACATATAGTTGTATTTACTATATGAAGATTTATTataccaattttttttttttttgaaaaagttgtatttattatatgaacgTACATGTATTTTTAactaatatttaataaaaaaaaaaaaaaaaaaaaaaaaaaaatagctattaaacaatttttatttttatatattttttaagggTATTATTATTGTGGATCTTTATAGAGTCATGGTTGTAGATATACATATGATGTGTGTATGAAtgtaattaaaattttttttttaaactttttTTGCACATGCTAAATACATTTAAACATAATATTAAGTCATTTGTTTGAAATATGGATATAcgcaaattattattttctcgaaaatgaacaaataaatgtgtatatagCCAATTTAGTGAAAGGGGATagctaaatatatatataaatattaataggtggataaaaataaaaatagccatttaataaattgggagtcttttatattataataatattttattaacctattcaaatattaataataaaaaatattatcatttttattttttaagttcaTTACTATAACattgttttatcattttattattacatatgTGTGTAAAAGTTTTAAaagataatatatacaataaaacTTGAAAGATTAACAAACCTatccttatttttatttttttattatataaaaacttatataatcatatttatatatactttgtttttgttttttttttaaaaagagatatcaaaaaatttaattaatttatattattttttcatgaactaaaattattttattcctataagccaataaaaaaataaatacacattataaaaaataatatgtttatacaaaaataatgtCTCATTTAagagaatatatatttcatcaaagacataaaaaacaaaaataatagtgttaattgaaataaatatatatattttttttaaataaattcagGCTCTAAGAtaggtaaaaaaaaaaaaaaaaaaaatatattagagcaccatttatttatatataaataacacgCATACACATGTATGTACAATATATAATGATGGAAActctttatattattatttttttttttttttctattaaatatttcacacctatatttttatcctCTTTTTTTCTCAATTTTTTCTCCATAtagaatatattatataagtaGGTTCAgagaaagaaataaatacacTTAAAGTGAATAAATgcattaaattatatattgaaaaaaatatggtaaaaaataaagccaAAAGGTTTACTAAATTGCACAATAAAAggtgttttattttatcatatcttatatataattttttttttttttttttttttttctctcgtATTTTATTCacacataaatttattatatatacttatttattaaaaatttaatatatgagAAAAATAGGTAAAGGgatttatttttctaaatgaaaataattattaacaaGCCTGATCAAATTACAAAATATTGTAATGTAATAAACCCacattatcatattttatctttttataTGCAATCTTTActagtgtattttttttactcttATTTTTGCGAATATTTATAAAGTTATGAAAATGTTTTGATATATATCGAGACATATAATGAAAAGAGAAAATACTTTAATTGCATAAGCCcgcaaatataaattaaaaatttgaaaattaaaaaattgagaattaaaaaataataaataataataatatcaataatatcaataataataataataataataatatcaataataataataataacaataataataataataataacaatataaataataataatttttaaataccAAAATAAAGACGATACAAAGGATAAATGCCAATTTTTGAAAAGGAAGGAAAAAACGAATCATAATAATgagcattttattttaaaaaaaaaagaaaaaaaatacacaacCAATAATGCTAAGAATAGTTATTTGAAAGTATTCataatatgtgtatatattttttttcatcctcaaattttagtaaaacttattggAAATATTGGCAAGGAGctaatgtataaatatatgtgtgttctgaaaatataaatatataataatatatatacatatataaaaactgtgctatatatatgttataaacCATTAGAAGAATATAAAAGGAGTTTAAATATAGTCTAGACATAATTGTAGAAAGAATTTTTGAGCTTTGTAAAAACAAGTTAGGAAAAATGAGTGAAGGATTAGATGTAGATAATGCCAAAGAAAAGATAAACTTCATGTTTACATattggaaaaataataataataaagatttTGAGAATAGTAATgcattttgtattttatcgGGTAAATCTAGCAAAGATGATAATGCAACGATTCAAGAACAATTTCAGATGTGGCTTTTAGGATACCAACTAACagaaacattttttttattttgcaaaaaagatgaaaaactAATAATTCTCACAAgcgataaaaaaaaaaagtttctACAACCATTATTagataaaatgaataatataacaattttagaaagaaataataatgataatagtgaaaattttgaaaaaataaaaaatgaaataaatatgtttaataataaagaattattaattttaaaagataAAGATTCTACTGGAAGTTTTTTTGAAGCATGTTatgattttattaaaaatttgaataaaaatgaaatagatgtaaataataatataaaaagtttATTAAATCTTAGATCTAAATCAGATgtaaaattacaaaaatcaGCTAGCGATATAGCTAGTATTATA
Proteins encoded in this region:
- a CDS encoding splicing factor 1; translated protein: MVIRDSVSRIYVGNLPSHVTSRDVENEFRKFGTILKCDVKKTVSGAAFAFIEFEDARDAADAIKEKDGCDFGGNKLRVEVPFNARDNGKYNSRGRGMMGRGSKSRRGRYVVEVSGLPLSGSWQDLKDHLREAGECGHADVFKNGTGEVSFFHKEDMLEAIEKFNGSTFRSHEGEKAKITIRQKKTSWRRDDGYGRYSDRNRSYSSRSYSRSDKRSYSRSRSYSSRSYSRSRSRSRSRSRSRSRTSSSRSRSMDRRRDAYEKKRSYSRSSSYQDRRRNNRSISKSGSRSVSRSGSRSASRSSSWSHKRRH